One genomic window of Eggerthella timonensis includes the following:
- a CDS encoding serine hydrolase domain-containing protein — translation MARNDDRRARASRAGRVARAFAAAALALACALSLASCGAEADTADDEGFAAETAATADEGPADDEEGPEDADGAAPAGLEPTGEDLAARLDAYLSANFPQVGMPGAAVAVVDADGVRYLATLGDCPGADAPFVVGSLSKSFTAVAVMQLVEQGTVDLDAPAARYAQGYDVPDEVTVRSLLNQTSGFGSHDSLSEAADGQLGDTFGSFSYANANYDLLGRVVEGASGEPYARYLDEHVLGPLGMTASTADPARAEALGMAPGHRDWFGLHLADGFRHAQGDDAWGGPASGYVASSVQDMAGYLRMYLNGGAADGDGRVLSSDSVRRMFLDRVPDPEGDTYYGMGWTSFYWDDGELVLSHDGQVENYVASMCLLPERGIGVVVLADANDNAGGNSRFFDLVSGVVTAAVGGVSAPVDAQWTALWRQRTDVLYACAVLACAAPLLLMGRWPRRLAAAPRRRLLAQGLALHAALPAALLALPLARGVPWRDLLAFAPDAALVLVLCAALLVAAGAAKLAWVALARNAAPPANLR, via the coding sequence ATGGCGCGGAACGACGACAGGCGGGCGCGCGCGTCGCGCGCGGGACGGGTTGCGCGGGCGTTTGCCGCGGCGGCGCTCGCGCTGGCGTGCGCGCTGTCGCTGGCATCGTGCGGGGCCGAGGCGGATACGGCGGATGACGAGGGCTTCGCCGCCGAAACGGCGGCGACGGCGGACGAGGGCCCCGCCGACGACGAGGAGGGGCCCGAGGACGCGGACGGCGCCGCGCCCGCAGGGCTCGAGCCGACGGGGGAGGACCTCGCCGCGCGCCTGGACGCCTACCTGTCCGCGAACTTCCCGCAGGTGGGCATGCCCGGGGCGGCGGTCGCCGTGGTCGACGCCGACGGCGTGCGCTACCTCGCCACGCTCGGCGACTGCCCCGGCGCCGACGCGCCGTTCGTCGTGGGCTCGCTTAGCAAGTCGTTCACGGCCGTGGCCGTCATGCAGCTGGTCGAGCAGGGGACGGTGGACCTCGACGCCCCCGCCGCCCGCTACGCGCAGGGCTACGACGTGCCCGACGAGGTGACGGTGCGCAGCCTGCTCAACCAGACGAGCGGGTTCGGCTCCCACGATTCGCTCTCGGAGGCCGCCGACGGGCAGCTGGGCGACACGTTCGGCTCGTTCTCGTACGCGAATGCGAACTACGACCTGCTCGGGCGCGTCGTCGAGGGCGCGTCGGGCGAGCCGTACGCGCGCTACCTCGACGAGCACGTGCTGGGCCCGCTCGGGATGACCGCTTCGACGGCCGATCCCGCGCGAGCCGAGGCGCTCGGCATGGCGCCGGGGCATCGCGACTGGTTCGGCCTCCATCTGGCCGACGGGTTCCGGCACGCGCAGGGCGACGACGCATGGGGCGGCCCCGCGTCGGGCTACGTGGCGTCCAGCGTGCAGGACATGGCCGGCTACCTGCGCATGTACCTGAACGGCGGCGCGGCCGACGGCGATGGGCGCGTGTTGTCGTCCGACAGCGTGCGGCGCATGTTCCTCGACCGCGTGCCCGATCCGGAGGGCGACACGTACTACGGCATGGGGTGGACGTCGTTCTACTGGGATGACGGCGAGCTCGTGCTGTCCCACGACGGCCAGGTGGAGAACTACGTGGCCAGTATGTGCCTGCTGCCCGAGCGCGGCATCGGCGTGGTGGTGCTGGCGGACGCCAACGACAACGCCGGCGGCAACAGCCGATTCTTCGACCTGGTCAGCGGCGTGGTGACCGCGGCGGTGGGCGGCGTGTCCGCGCCGGTGGACGCGCAGTGGACCGCGCTGTGGCGCCAGCGCACCGACGTGCTGTACGCGTGCGCGGTGCTGGCCTGCGCCGCCCCGCTGCTGCTGATGGGCCGCTGGCCGCGGCGGCTGGCCGCGGCGCCGCGCCGCCGCCTGCTCGCGCAGGGGCTCGCGCTGCACGCGGCGCTGCCCGCCGCCCTCCTCGCGCTGCCGCTCGCGCGGGGCGTGCCCTGGCGCGACCTGCTCGCGTTCGCCCCCGACGCGGCGCTCGTGCTCGTCCTGTGCGCCGCGCTGCTCGTCGCCGCGGGGGCGGCGAAGCTCGCGTGGGTCGCGCTGGCACGAAACGCTGCGCCGCCCGCGAACTTGCGGTAA
- the dltC gene encoding D-alanine--poly(phosphoribitol) ligase subunit DltC, producing the protein MADTTREELEEKMLDILEEVCGDDEVRVRRDEDLFALGLLDSMGAIELLVDIEDEFGVFIAPTEVERAEMNTVNLIIHQVEIRL; encoded by the coding sequence ATGGCTGATACGACGCGCGAGGAGCTCGAAGAGAAGATGCTCGACATCCTCGAGGAGGTGTGCGGCGACGACGAGGTGCGCGTGCGCCGCGACGAGGACCTGTTCGCGCTCGGGCTGCTCGACTCGATGGGCGCCATCGAGCTGCTCGTGGACATCGAGGACGAGTTCGGCGTGTTCATCGCCCCCACCGAGGTTGAGCGTGCCGAGATGAACACGGTGAACCTCATCATCCACCAGGTGGAGATCAGGCTGTAG
- the dltA gene encoding D-alanine--poly(phosphoribitol) ligase subunit DltA, which translates to MTRENEFVCAVERQVRAHPEAPAHRASNGQTTTYGELWEASDRIAAALAARTDGRQPVVVLGHKSALMVAGFLGCLKSGHAFVPVDVEMPSARLADILAQLGDAPVVTTVPVPAALAASLPAGAALDARAAVATADLGPAPDRGRWVTGEQTQYLIFTSGSTGRPKGIEVSARNVARFMDWVRTFPVIGEGGRVFLDQPPYSFDLSEYEVVGALSTGGCLHAVEREETEDMRALFADLRASGVEVWTSTPSFADLCLVDRSFDERLLPDVRLFLFCGEALRRSTAAALRERFPRARIANTYGPTESTVAVTYVEIGDAELAGERPLPVGAARPGTELRIVDPETGAPCEAGRTGEIVIVGDTVAKGYFRNPEKTAAAFFDATLADGSPARAYRTGDAGHLDESGMLYCDGRFDSLVKVNGFRIELEDVEENLGALPLVKQAAVVPVRRRERVAYLKACVVLRDRPAGTDFEIARLIKARLAERVPGYMVPRAVTLVGELPLTCNGKVDRKALAEA; encoded by the coding sequence ATGACGAGGGAGAACGAGTTCGTATGCGCCGTTGAGCGGCAGGTTCGCGCGCACCCGGAGGCGCCCGCGCATCGGGCGTCGAACGGGCAGACGACGACGTACGGCGAGCTGTGGGAAGCCTCCGACCGCATAGCCGCCGCCTTGGCGGCGCGCACGGACGGGCGACAGCCGGTGGTGGTGCTCGGCCACAAATCGGCGCTCATGGTCGCCGGGTTCCTCGGCTGCCTCAAAAGCGGCCACGCCTTCGTGCCCGTCGACGTGGAGATGCCTTCCGCGCGCCTCGCCGACATCCTGGCGCAGCTCGGCGACGCTCCCGTGGTGACCACCGTGCCCGTGCCCGCCGCGCTTGCCGCATCCCTCCCGGCGGGCGCGGCGCTCGATGCGCGCGCGGCGGTCGCGACCGCCGACCTTGGCCCTGCGCCCGACCGCGGGCGCTGGGTGACGGGCGAGCAGACGCAGTACCTCATCTTCACGTCCGGATCCACGGGCCGCCCGAAGGGCATCGAGGTGAGCGCGCGCAACGTCGCGCGCTTCATGGACTGGGTGCGCACCTTCCCGGTGATCGGCGAGGGCGGGCGCGTGTTCCTCGACCAACCGCCGTACTCGTTCGACCTGTCCGAGTACGAGGTGGTGGGCGCACTGTCCACGGGCGGCTGCCTGCACGCCGTCGAGCGCGAGGAGACGGAGGACATGCGGGCGCTGTTCGCCGACTTGCGCGCCTCGGGCGTGGAGGTGTGGACGTCCACGCCGTCGTTCGCCGACCTGTGCCTGGTCGACCGCAGCTTCGACGAGCGGCTGCTGCCCGACGTGCGCCTGTTCCTGTTCTGCGGCGAGGCCCTGCGCCGCTCCACGGCCGCCGCCCTGCGCGAGCGCTTCCCCCGCGCCCGCATCGCGAACACGTACGGCCCCACCGAGTCCACGGTGGCGGTCACCTACGTCGAGATCGGTGACGCCGAGCTCGCCGGCGAGCGCCCGCTGCCGGTGGGCGCGGCGCGCCCCGGCACCGAGCTGCGCATCGTCGATCCCGAGACGGGCGCCCCGTGCGAGGCCGGGCGGACCGGCGAGATCGTCATCGTGGGCGACACGGTGGCCAAGGGCTACTTCCGCAACCCCGAGAAGACGGCCGCGGCCTTCTTCGACGCGACGCTCGCCGACGGCTCGCCCGCGCGCGCCTACCGCACGGGCGACGCGGGCCATCTCGACGAGAGCGGCATGCTGTACTGCGACGGCCGCTTCGATTCGCTCGTGAAGGTGAACGGGTTCCGCATCGAGCTGGAGGACGTGGAGGAGAACCTCGGCGCGCTGCCGCTCGTGAAACAGGCGGCCGTGGTGCCCGTGCGCCGCCGCGAGCGCGTGGCGTACCTGAAGGCGTGCGTCGTGCTGCGCGACCGCCCGGCCGGCACCGACTTCGAGATCGCACGGCTCATCAAGGCGCGGCTCGCCGAGCGCGTGCCCGGCTACATGGTGCCGCGCGCGGTGACGCTCGTGGGCGAGCTGCCGCTCACCTGCAACGGCAAGGTGGACCGCAAGGCGCTGGCCGAGGCATGA
- the dltD gene encoding D-alanyl-lipoteichoic acid biosynthesis protein DltD, with amino-acid sequence MANRSDTPGAAPSGMRLLRAVLAGLLAAALVVAGANALLPAQTAHDPARLYDYVYSGTKSESAAFTLATMSDDGYLAFGSSEFYISKDKVAQCPQQVLGENVTGVDLTYVGEAYDQSLWQAIAAGAYGSQVKNRKAMIVVSPQWFFKGNGDQGKFASKFSYALYRQFADNPSISDETKAYVRSRVEQLGVDAKTTAAAHRDTPLDAVNDAVRAAADDLRLRSELPSVVSRSPLKSAVRAAGQPTGEPDWDALLEEADDSGDAACTTNDYGVYDAYWQKNSGYDAERGQTFSQADEEYADLACFLQVCRETGIEPLVVILPVHGAWYDREGVSADERQAYYERVRGIADAAGAAYADFSTCEYEKYFLCDTVHPGWRGWVRIEQAFYDFVHDRDDAFLGGGSFGAAEGLDAAGNAGASLAGAGEVAS; translated from the coding sequence ATGGCGAACCGGTCGGACACCCCGGGTGCGGCTCCGTCGGGCATGCGCCTCCTGCGCGCGGTGCTGGCGGGGCTGCTGGCGGCGGCGCTCGTGGTGGCGGGCGCGAACGCCCTGCTGCCCGCGCAGACCGCACACGACCCCGCGCGCCTGTACGACTACGTGTACTCGGGCACGAAGTCCGAGAGCGCGGCGTTCACGCTGGCCACCATGAGCGACGACGGCTACCTGGCGTTCGGGTCGTCGGAATTCTACATCTCGAAGGACAAGGTGGCGCAGTGCCCGCAGCAGGTGCTCGGTGAGAACGTGACGGGCGTCGACCTCACCTACGTCGGCGAGGCGTACGACCAGAGCCTGTGGCAGGCCATCGCCGCGGGCGCGTACGGAAGCCAGGTGAAGAATAGAAAGGCGATGATCGTCGTGTCGCCCCAGTGGTTCTTCAAGGGCAACGGCGACCAGGGCAAGTTCGCCTCGAAGTTCTCCTACGCGCTGTACCGCCAGTTCGCGGACAACCCGAGCATCTCGGACGAGACGAAGGCCTACGTGCGCTCGCGCGTGGAGCAGCTGGGCGTGGACGCGAAGACGACGGCGGCCGCGCATCGCGATACGCCGCTCGACGCGGTGAACGACGCGGTGCGCGCAGCGGCCGACGACCTGCGGTTGCGCTCCGAACTGCCGAGCGTGGTGAGCCGCTCGCCGCTCAAGAGCGCCGTGCGCGCCGCGGGCCAGCCCACCGGCGAGCCCGACTGGGACGCGTTGCTCGAGGAGGCCGACGACTCGGGCGACGCCGCCTGCACCACGAACGACTACGGCGTCTACGACGCGTACTGGCAGAAGAACTCCGGCTACGACGCCGAGCGCGGCCAGACCTTCTCGCAGGCCGACGAGGAGTACGCCGACCTCGCGTGCTTCCTCCAGGTGTGCCGCGAGACGGGGATCGAGCCGCTCGTGGTCATCCTGCCGGTCCACGGCGCCTGGTACGATCGCGAGGGCGTCTCCGCCGACGAGCGGCAGGCGTACTACGAGCGCGTGCGCGGCATCGCTGACGCGGCGGGCGCGGCCTACGCCGACTTCTCCACCTGCGAGTACGAGAAGTACTTCCTCTGCGACACCGTGCACCCCGGGTGGCGCGGCTGGGTGCGCATCGAGCAGGCGTTCTACGACTTCGTGCACGATCGCGACGACGCCTTCCTCGGCGGCGGCTCGTTCGGCGCGGCCGAGGGCCTCGACGCGGCGGGCAACGCGGGCGCGTCGCTGGCGGGCGCGGGGGAGGTGGCCTCGTGA
- a CDS encoding lysine exporter LysO family protein, producing MEILVVMVAGVLVGATVFPARLKGLNEKLTLAATGLLIFSMGVLLAGRESFLEELGTVGWASVLFCLVPVAFSTIAVYALTSLFMSDIARRPAGPRVAAAQEDAEGAAGARGEAAMIGVAVGALALGAAYGLANVPIAPVDFVAGHSEAILYALMFLVGISVGGSRGLLGKLRQYHVRVLIVPAGIVIGSVLGGLACAPLAGMPLPTGAAVASGLGWYSLAGVMMTDIAGAQVGSITFLANLLRELVSFFSIPWIAKHLNYPTCIAPAGATSEDTTLPMLIRCTNGETVVLSVLNGVICSALVPVLIEAFHQLM from the coding sequence GTGGAGATACTGGTCGTCATGGTCGCGGGGGTGCTCGTGGGAGCAACGGTGTTCCCCGCGCGGCTCAAGGGGCTGAACGAGAAGCTGACGCTCGCGGCCACCGGGCTGCTCATCTTCTCGATGGGCGTGCTGCTGGCCGGGCGCGAGTCGTTTCTGGAGGAGCTCGGCACCGTGGGGTGGGCCAGCGTCCTGTTCTGCCTCGTGCCGGTGGCGTTCTCGACGATCGCCGTGTACGCGCTGACGAGCCTGTTCATGTCCGACATCGCCCGCCGCCCGGCCGGCCCGCGCGTGGCCGCAGCCCAGGAGGACGCCGAGGGCGCGGCGGGCGCGCGCGGCGAGGCCGCGATGATCGGCGTGGCAGTGGGAGCGCTCGCGCTCGGCGCGGCGTACGGGCTGGCAAACGTGCCGATCGCGCCGGTCGACTTCGTAGCCGGCCATTCCGAGGCCATCCTCTACGCGCTCATGTTCCTCGTGGGCATCAGCGTGGGCGGCAGCCGCGGCCTTTTGGGCAAGTTGCGCCAGTACCACGTGCGCGTGCTCATCGTTCCGGCGGGCATCGTGATCGGCTCGGTGCTGGGCGGCCTCGCGTGCGCGCCGCTTGCGGGCATGCCGCTGCCCACGGGCGCGGCCGTGGCGTCGGGTCTGGGATGGTACAGCCTCGCGGGCGTCATGATGACCGACATCGCCGGCGCCCAGGTGGGCAGTATCACGTTTCTGGCGAACCTGCTGCGCGAGCTCGTTTCGTTCTTCAGCATCCCCTGGATCGCGAAGCACCTCAACTACCCCACGTGCATCGCGCCTGCCGGCGCCACGAGCGAGGACACCACGCTGCCCATGCTCATCCGCTGCACGAACGGCGAGACCGTGGTGCTCTCGGTGCTCAACGGCGTCATCTGCTCCGCGCTGGTCCCCGTGCTGATCGAGGCGTTCCATCAGCTGATGTAG
- a CDS encoding ATP-dependent helicase has translation MEQTIETTTSVRHDEDDGRTRLNAAQREAVEATEGYVRVIAGAGTGKTRALTERFAYLVNELGIMPGTILCATFTNKAASEMRRRIRRLTGDSDTGYINTFHGFCVSVLQEDCHAVQYPKSFLVLDNADVDAMLQVVYEERGLTLRDMTFSKARDMIEIVKLKERPDYYRDMLALPLEGLRQKYLDATAAKDVIFYGYLYQEKKCFGLDYNDLIVFVLHLFEQNPDIRSKWQKRLEYIMVDEFQDIDGLQHELMEVLAGYHKNLFVVGDPDQTIYTWRGADVRYLLDFDRAFPGTRTIMMLENYRSAPRVVAVANSLIEKNRERMPKRLVAARAAHGPTVWHHAKSSADEAAWIAQGALALHGEGVAYRDMAVLYRAHYASRPVEEALLRAEVPHAVYSGVPFFGRREIKDALSYLRLVAYQDDLDFARVANVPKRNLGQRRMAFLREKADEWGCSLFEALARSADDELFKRTKARQLLQLVDRFRSSYEGRPVSEVLAAVLSESGYEGMLRTEGGQERLDNLAELKQSIYEFESTCGEEVTLEHYLAHVALLTNADAMDDAQDKVRLMTVHAAKGLEFAHVFLCSMSEGVLPSRKTSTPQGMEEERRLAFVAMTRARDGLYLTEAEGRSHEGAARYPSRFLLDIDPAALEFSNKPDERRIEDARAAYALTDRWIADLVRDERFSPGDRVAHAVFGVGRVAAVDTEKRAYEVEFDDMDTPRTISFKAKLEKA, from the coding sequence ATGGAACAGACGATCGAAACAACGACGAGCGTACGGCACGACGAGGACGACGGCCGGACGCGCCTGAACGCGGCGCAGCGCGAGGCCGTCGAGGCGACCGAGGGGTACGTGCGCGTGATCGCCGGCGCCGGCACGGGCAAGACGCGGGCGCTCACCGAGCGCTTCGCCTACCTGGTGAACGAGTTGGGCATCATGCCGGGCACCATCCTGTGCGCCACGTTCACGAACAAGGCGGCCAGCGAGATGCGCCGCCGCATTCGACGGCTGACCGGCGACAGCGACACCGGCTACATCAACACGTTCCACGGCTTCTGCGTGTCGGTGCTGCAGGAGGACTGCCACGCCGTCCAGTACCCGAAGAGCTTCCTCGTGCTGGACAACGCCGACGTGGACGCCATGCTGCAGGTCGTCTACGAGGAGCGCGGGCTCACGCTGCGCGACATGACGTTCTCGAAGGCGCGCGACATGATCGAGATCGTGAAGCTGAAGGAGCGCCCGGACTACTACCGCGACATGCTGGCCCTGCCGCTCGAGGGCCTGCGGCAGAAGTACCTCGACGCGACCGCCGCGAAGGACGTCATCTTCTACGGCTACCTCTACCAGGAGAAGAAGTGCTTCGGGCTGGACTACAACGACCTCATCGTGTTCGTGCTGCACCTCTTCGAGCAGAACCCCGACATCCGGTCGAAGTGGCAGAAGCGGCTCGAGTACATTATGGTCGACGAGTTCCAGGACATCGACGGCCTGCAGCACGAGCTCATGGAGGTGCTCGCCGGCTACCACAAGAACCTGTTCGTGGTGGGCGACCCCGACCAGACCATCTACACCTGGCGCGGCGCGGACGTACGCTACCTGTTGGACTTCGACCGCGCGTTCCCGGGCACGCGCACCATCATGATGCTGGAGAACTACCGGTCGGCGCCGCGCGTGGTGGCCGTCGCGAACTCGCTGATCGAGAAGAACCGCGAGCGCATGCCGAAGAGGCTCGTCGCCGCGCGCGCGGCCCATGGGCCCACGGTGTGGCATCACGCCAAGAGCTCGGCCGACGAGGCCGCGTGGATCGCCCAGGGTGCCCTCGCGCTGCACGGCGAGGGCGTGGCGTACCGCGACATGGCGGTGCTCTACCGCGCCCATTACGCGTCGCGGCCGGTGGAGGAGGCGCTGCTGCGCGCCGAGGTGCCCCACGCGGTGTACAGCGGCGTGCCGTTCTTCGGCCGGCGCGAGATCAAGGACGCGCTGTCGTACCTGCGGCTCGTCGCCTACCAGGACGACCTGGACTTCGCGCGCGTGGCGAACGTCCCCAAGCGCAACCTGGGCCAGCGGCGCATGGCCTTCCTTCGCGAGAAGGCCGACGAATGGGGATGCAGCCTGTTCGAGGCGCTCGCGCGCTCGGCGGACGACGAGCTGTTCAAGCGCACGAAGGCGCGGCAGCTCCTGCAGCTGGTCGATCGCTTCCGCTCGTCGTACGAGGGGCGTCCCGTGTCCGAGGTGCTGGCGGCCGTGCTGTCGGAAAGCGGCTACGAGGGCATGCTGCGCACCGAGGGCGGCCAGGAGCGGCTCGACAACCTGGCCGAGCTGAAGCAGTCCATCTACGAGTTCGAGTCGACATGCGGGGAAGAGGTGACCCTCGAGCACTACCTGGCGCACGTGGCCCTGCTCACGAACGCCGACGCGATGGACGATGCGCAGGACAAGGTGCGGCTTATGACCGTCCATGCGGCGAAGGGCCTCGAGTTCGCGCACGTGTTCCTCTGCTCCATGAGCGAGGGCGTGCTCCCGTCGCGCAAGACGAGCACGCCGCAGGGCATGGAGGAGGAGCGCCGGCTGGCGTTCGTGGCCATGACGCGGGCGCGCGACGGGCTGTACCTCACCGAGGCGGAGGGGCGCTCGCACGAGGGCGCGGCGCGCTATCCCTCGCGCTTCCTGCTCGACATCGACCCGGCGGCGCTCGAATTCTCGAACAAGCCCGACGAGCGGCGGATCGAGGACGCGCGCGCCGCGTACGCGCTCACCGACCGCTGGATCGCCGACCTCGTCCGCGACGAGCGTTTCTCCCCGGGCGACCGCGTGGCCCATGCGGTGTTCGGCGTCGGGCGCGTGGCGGCCGTCGACACCGAGAAGCGCGCTTACGAGGTGGAGTTCGACGACATGGACACGCCCCGCACCATCTCGTTCAAAGCCAAGCTGGAAAAAGCCTGA
- the dltB gene encoding D-alanyl-lipoteichoic acid biosynthesis protein DltB has translation MTFYADPSFFALLALAVAGAAFLGLREKPLARYGMAASVAFLACLFCKDLPGLAVALCFVAVAVLSTRWVLASPRSNKRFAVAFALILAPLLSAKVGAVFDQNLLGFMGVSYITFKALQVLFEVRDGIIEELGLFDYLYFLLFFPVFTSGPIDRSRRFAEDAHAVRSRDEYAGLLARGILLLLVGLVYTFVVAAWLHRFYAPAVWGSGPFLVELGAQVQTAYAYGLYLFFDFAGYSLMAMGASYCFGIRTPRNFRAPFASIDIKDFWNRWNITLSFWLRDFVFMRFSRLALKRRWFDSRMAVACWGFVFDMALMGAWHGLTADYLLYGLFHGLLLAGTEAFQKKSKFYKAHRKDPAFKALSWFVTLQLVMFGFALFSGQITMLVKGAFHG, from the coding sequence ATGACGTTCTACGCCGATCCGAGCTTCTTCGCGCTGCTGGCGCTGGCTGTGGCGGGCGCCGCCTTCCTCGGCCTGCGCGAGAAGCCGCTCGCGCGCTACGGCATGGCCGCTTCGGTGGCGTTCCTGGCGTGCCTGTTCTGCAAGGACCTGCCCGGGCTGGCCGTGGCGCTGTGCTTCGTGGCGGTGGCCGTGCTCTCGACGCGCTGGGTGCTGGCGAGCCCGCGCTCGAACAAGCGCTTCGCCGTTGCGTTCGCGCTCATCCTCGCGCCGCTTCTCTCGGCGAAGGTCGGCGCGGTGTTCGACCAGAACCTGCTGGGCTTCATGGGCGTGTCCTACATCACGTTCAAGGCGCTGCAGGTGCTGTTCGAGGTGCGCGACGGCATCATCGAGGAGCTCGGCCTGTTCGACTACCTGTACTTCCTCCTGTTCTTCCCGGTGTTCACCTCGGGCCCCATCGACCGGTCGCGCCGGTTCGCCGAGGATGCGCACGCGGTGCGCTCGCGCGACGAGTACGCGGGCCTCTTGGCGCGCGGCATCCTGCTTTTGCTGGTCGGGCTCGTCTACACCTTCGTCGTGGCCGCGTGGCTGCATCGGTTCTACGCGCCGGCGGTCTGGGGCTCGGGCCCGTTTCTGGTCGAGCTGGGCGCGCAGGTGCAGACGGCGTACGCGTACGGGCTATACCTGTTCTTCGACTTCGCGGGCTACAGCCTCATGGCCATGGGAGCCAGCTACTGCTTCGGCATCCGGACGCCGCGCAACTTCCGCGCCCCGTTCGCCTCCATCGACATCAAGGACTTCTGGAACCGGTGGAACATCACCCTGTCGTTCTGGCTGCGCGACTTCGTGTTCATGCGCTTCTCGCGCCTGGCGCTGAAGCGCCGCTGGTTCGACAGCCGGATGGCTGTGGCGTGCTGGGGCTTCGTGTTCGACATGGCCCTCATGGGCGCCTGGCACGGCCTCACGGCGGACTACCTGCTGTACGGCCTGTTCCACGGCCTGCTGCTGGCCGGCACCGAGGCGTTCCAGAAGAAGTCGAAGTTCTACAAGGCGCATAGGAAAGACCCCGCGTTCAAAGCGCTGTCCTGGTTCGTCACGCTGCAGCTGGTGATGTTCGGGTTCGCGCTGTTCTCGGGGCAGATCACGATGCTCGTGAAAGGAGCGTTCCATGGCTGA
- a CDS encoding YaiI/YqxD family protein produces the protein MKPTIYIDADACPVTSEALAVARKNKLAVVIAGNATQNIARHIRRGDPREPADGFWVDTLAVGIGADAADFAIVQELDPGDIVVTQDIGLAAMALGRRARAIGVRGRVYTLATIDLDMHIRHEEKKVRRQGGRTKGPAAFEDDDRERFSANLQRLVEDALRDGE, from the coding sequence ATGAAGCCCACGATCTACATCGACGCCGACGCCTGCCCGGTCACCTCCGAAGCGCTCGCCGTCGCGCGCAAAAACAAGCTTGCCGTGGTCATCGCCGGCAACGCGACGCAGAACATCGCCCGGCACATCCGGCGCGGCGACCCGCGCGAACCTGCCGACGGGTTCTGGGTGGACACGCTGGCAGTGGGCATCGGCGCAGACGCGGCCGACTTCGCCATCGTGCAGGAGCTCGACCCCGGCGACATCGTGGTGACGCAGGACATCGGGCTGGCCGCCATGGCGTTGGGACGGCGCGCACGGGCCATCGGCGTGCGCGGGCGCGTGTACACGCTGGCCACCATCGACCTCGACATGCACATCCGCCACGAGGAGAAAAAGGTGCGTCGCCAAGGCGGCCGGACGAAGGGCCCCGCCGCCTTCGAGGACGACGATCGCGAGCGGTTCAGCGCGAACCTGCAGCGCCTCGTCGAGGATGCCCTGCGCGACGGAGAATGA